The Paenibacillus sp. FSL W8-0426 region GCTTCCCCCGAGGAGGCCCAGAATAACCAGCAGCAGCGCCGATCTTTTCTTCATCATCCGTTTGCCACCGCCTTTGTTTTCGAAGGAGTCTCTCTCACAGCCCGGCTCCTTCGGCATATTGCTTCCCTGAACATGCCAGCTTAGTATATGTCTAGCTTGTACGGATTATGATCTTTCCATTCCCGGGCAGATGCCGTGTCTACAAGTAGTTCATCGGATTGACAGGGTTATCGTTGTCCCGTACCTCAAAATGAAGGTGAGGACCGGTCGAGTTGCCGGTATTGCCCGATTCCGCGATTTTGTCTCCGCGGGATACGTTGTCACCTTTGCTCACGCTGATGCTGTTCAAGTGGCCGTACAGCGTCCACAAGCCGCCGCCATGGTCCACGATGACCGTGTTTCCGTATCCGTTCATCCATTCGGCCACGATGACGATGCCGTCGGATGCGGCATGTACGCTCGTACCGATCGGCACGGCGAAGTCAACGCCGTTGTGCATCTTGCCCACTTCGCCCGTAATCGGATGCGTGCGGCGTCCAAACGGCGAGGAGACATATCCTCCGGAGACGGGTTTGGAGAAGATGCCGCTGCCGGAACTGTACGAAGAACCTCCGTCTGAACTTACCTTGGTCGTTGTCTTCGCAGAGGCTGCGGCTGCAGCTTGGGCTTTCGCCTTGGCTGCTGCCAAGGCCTTTGCTTTGGCCGCGGCTGCGGCTTGTTGTTCGCGCAGCTTGTTTTTCTCCTGCAGCAATGCGGAACGTTTGCTGGCGATTTGCAGCAGCATGGTCTCCTGCTCCTGCGTTGCCTCTTCCGACTCTTCAATTTTAGCATCATAAGAGGCGAGAAGCACCTGCTTCTCCTTCTCTTTCTGGTCCAGCTGCGCTTTGCGCTGCTTTTTCTGTGCGTACAGGCTCTTGGCTTCAGCATACTGCTTGTCCAAATCCGCCTTTTTTTCCACGACAAGCTGTTTGTCTTTTTTGTGCTCATCGAGCAGATGCTGATCTTGGTCCACGATCGTTTTCAGAGAATCCGCACGTGTCAGGAAATCCGAAAAACTCGTGGAGGACAGCAGAACATCCAGATACGAAACGGCACCGTCCGTGTACATCAGGCGCACCCGCGACTCGAGCAATTTTTGGCGGGAAACGATGCGCTCTTCTGCAGCCTTAAGCTCCTTTTTCGTGGTTCGGAGATCTTCTTCCGTATTCTCGATCTCCAGGGTAACGTTCGTCAGTTCGTCGCTGACCACGTTGATCTGCTCCATGACGATCTTCAGGTATGCATTGGTTTTGTTTTTGTAATGTTGGGCCTTCTGCTTGTTGGCAGCGGCTTTTTGCTGCTCTTTTTTGGCGGCAGCCGCTTTGCTCTCCAACTGCTGAATCTGCTTGTCAATATCGCTGATGCTTTGCGCATATCCGTCAGAAGCTTGAAAGGTCAAACCGGCCAATAACGATAAGGCCAGCAGCGAAGCTGTTTTTTTCAAAATGGTGATCCCCCATCCTATGAATTCACGAGAAAGCAACCTGCACAGGTGGTGAACAGCATGTTCCTGCTTTCTTCATCTAAAAGACTCCGTCAATGTACATATCGTCAAACAGGGTCCGTTAGTGAACCTGCTTTGCCATTCGATTTCGACAAAATTCGCAATTTCCAATCATTCGCGCCGTCCGCAGCTTACACTTGAAGCGACTTGCGGATGGACAACGTGCTTCCCAAAATACCTACGAGCACACCCAAAACCACAAGCAATGTACCCATAAGGAACCAAATATCCCCGAGCGGGATCAAATTGAGCATCTGCATGAACATATCCTGGGAAATGGTCGCCATCAGGCGGCTGTACCCAAAGAATAGCACCGCTACCGTAACGACCGAGCCGATCAGACCGATCAATGCCCCTTCAATGAAGAAAGGCCAGCGGATGAACGTGTTCGTGGCACCGACCAGCTTCATGATGCCAATCTCCCGGCGACGGGCCAGAATCGTTACGCGAATCGTATTCGAGATCAGGAACATGGACATCAGACCCAGCCCGCCGACAAAAATAAAGCCGATGTTGCGCACAAGCTTCGTAAACTTAAAGAGGACTTCTACCGTTTCTTTGCCGTAGTTCACTTTCATGATCGGTTTTTCCGGATGCTTCTCATTGAGGGCTTCGATTTTTTGCGCCACAAAAGTGACGGTTTCCGGTTCGATGACCTCGACTTCGATCGTCTCCGGCAGCGGATTGTTGTCCACGTCAAAACCGTCAAGCACGTTGTCTGCGCTATCGCCGAGCCGTTCGCGGAATTCCTTCAGCCCTTCCTCCTTCGAAACGAAGCGGATTTCCTTCACTTCAGGCATGGCGCTGATCTCCTGCTCCAGCGTATTGCGCATCTGCTCGTCCACGTTGAGCTCAAGGAAGGTGCTGATCTGCACCTGGCTGTCCACTTGATTCGCCATGGAATTCAC contains the following coding sequences:
- a CDS encoding M23 family metallopeptidase — its product is MKKTASLLALSLLAGLTFQASDGYAQSISDIDKQIQQLESKAAAAKKEQQKAAANKQKAQHYKNKTNAYLKIVMEQINVVSDELTNVTLEIENTEEDLRTTKKELKAAEERIVSRQKLLESRVRLMYTDGAVSYLDVLLSSTSFSDFLTRADSLKTIVDQDQHLLDEHKKDKQLVVEKKADLDKQYAEAKSLYAQKKQRKAQLDQKEKEKQVLLASYDAKIEESEEATQEQETMLLQIASKRSALLQEKNKLREQQAAAAAKAKALAAAKAKAQAAAAASAKTTTKVSSDGGSSYSSGSGIFSKPVSGGYVSSPFGRRTHPITGEVGKMHNGVDFAVPIGTSVHAASDGIVIVAEWMNGYGNTVIVDHGGGLWTLYGHLNSISVSKGDNVSRGDKIAESGNTGNSTGPHLHFEVRDNDNPVNPMNYL
- the ftsX gene encoding permease-like cell division protein FtsX, with the translated sequence MNFSTLVRHLREGFKNVFRNGWMSVASIMSIIVSLLILGVFMLLVLNVNSMANQVDSQVQISTFLELNVDEQMRNTLEQEISAMPEVKEIRFVSKEEGLKEFRERLGDSADNVLDGFDVDNNPLPETIEVEVIEPETVTFVAQKIEALNEKHPEKPIMKVNYGKETVEVLFKFTKLVRNIGFIFVGGLGLMSMFLISNTIRVTILARRREIGIMKLVGATNTFIRWPFFIEGALIGLIGSVVTVAVLFFGYSRLMATISQDMFMQMLNLIPLGDIWFLMGTLLVVLGVLVGILGSTLSIRKSLQV